From one Eucalyptus grandis isolate ANBG69807.140 chromosome 9, ASM1654582v1, whole genome shotgun sequence genomic stretch:
- the LOC120288425 gene encoding putative F-box/LRR-repeat protein At3g58880 — MPASMDSPSPKSPKRLRSDPEAESADKDRISCLPEDIIGFILSLLPPRDAQATCLLSRRWRHLSTCRVTDLDFDRSDLFTKMKDNCKFAEEEKARYVEWVDNILQCLSGGYHLRRFMLCFDLNISYKSHIDRWIRFALTKRVKFLRLDFRPASSEDLWSTCHVPYLFGHETLIGADAGCSQRASGLSNFGLNPSSSWHVGLRYLEELTLCRVTVEGELIEQLLVNCPILERLTLVYALTLKRLRVSGSITEAEILIHWMV; from the exons ATGCCGGCGTCCATGGATTCTCCATCTCCAAAATCTCCAAAGAGGCTCCGCTCTGATCCTGAAGCCGAATCTGCAGACAAG GATCGGATCAGCTGTTTGCCCGAAGATATTATAGGCTTTATATTATCTCTTCTGCCACCTAGAGATGCACAAGCGACTTGTCTTCTTTCCAGAAGATGGAGGCATTTGTCTACTTGTCGGGTTACCGACCTTGATTTCGACCGGTCTGACTTATTCACCAAGATGAAAGATAATTGCAAGTTTGCAGAAGAGGAGAAGGCAAGATATGTGGAATGGGTGGACAATATCTTGCAGTGTCTAAGTGGAGGATACCATTTGCGTAGATTCATGTTATGCTTTGATCTGAATATCTCATATAAGTCTCATATCGATCGATGGATTAGGTTTGCATTGACAAAACGAGTTAAATTTCTCCGACTAGATTTTAGGCCAGCCTCTTCTGAGGATTTGTGGTCTACTTGTCACGTGCCATATCTGTTTGGGCATGAGACACTTATAGGTGCTGATGCAGGGTGTTCCCAACGGGCTTCAGGTCTTAGTAATTTTGGCTTGAACCCTTCTAGTTCTTGGCATGTTGGCTTAAGGTATCTCGAAGAGCTCACCTTGTGTCGAGTCACTGTGGAGGGAGAACTCATTGAACAACTGCTTGTCAATTGTCCAATTCTAGAGCGATTGACCTTAGTATAtgctcttactttgaaaaggcTTAGAGTATCCGGGTCAATCACTGAAGCTGAAATACTTATCCATTGGATGGTGTGA
- the LOC104418397 gene encoding uncharacterized protein LOC104418397, with translation MRTRLRLYKLPQLSKVSITGYIWELVGVMRSQLSSLPCLHILNLKFYYSLNENRPIRQLPKLTSVKQLKLTVDGSTNASLFTLAVMIKACPYLQSFGLELMDPWWRPHRPRRELKRVVRPLPLHRYLKKVEFYKYYGRHSHLELVTCLIASAVALEKLVVNTCDKEYVSGEWKKLEEPRERALQQLKGKVPLKIALVIN, from the exons ATGAGAACTCGATTGCGTTTGTACAAGCTTCCCCAGCTATCTAAGGTGTCTATTACAGGATATATATGGGAGCTTGTGGGTGTTATGCGGTCTCAGctttcaagtcttccttgtcTGCATATTCTCAATCTGAAATTTTATTATTCACTTAAT GAAAATCGGCCTATTCGTCAACTACCTAAATTGACAAGTGTCAAGCAATTGAAACTGACTGTTGACGGATCTACAAATGCAAGTCTATTTACGTTGGCTGTCATGATCAAGGCATGTCCGTACTTGCAGAGTTTTGGGTTAGAG TTGATGGACCCATGGTGGAGGCCACACAGGCCGAGAAGAGAGCTGAAAAGAGTTGTTAgacctctccctctccatcgATACCTTAAAAAAGTTGAATTCTACAAGTATTATGGTAGACATTCTCATCTCGAACTAGTGACTTGCCTTATTGCGAGTGCCGTTGCCCTTGAGAAGTTAGTGGTGAATACCTGTGACAAAGAGTATGTTTCGGGGGAATGGAAAAAGTTGGAGGAACCTAGAGAACGGGCTTTGCAACAACTCAAGGGAAAGGTACCTTTAAAGATTGCTCTGGTGATTAATTAA